From Candidatus Vondammii sp. HM_W22, one genomic window encodes:
- a CDS encoding Tex family protein has protein sequence MQKIINRIAEELSVTNQQVAAAVNLIDEGATVPFIARYRKEKTGALDDIQLRMLEERLGYLRELEDRRKVVVNSVREQGKLTEALEKQFFLADTKTRLEDLYLPYRQKRRTKAQIAREAGLEPLAIDLLTNPELDPEDESAGYIDPEKGVADVKAALDGARQILMERFAENAELLGELREYLWENGTLKSQLVTGKEREAAKFSDYFDYSEAIKNIPSHRALALFRGRNEGLLILELVVDEAVEGTAPCEVMVARASGVEDLARPADRWLKDAVRWAWRVKIFTHLDLELKMRLRESAEEEAIRVFGNNLNDLLLAAPAGNYTILGLDPGLRTGVKVAVVDATGKAVDTDTIYPHVPKNRWDESIATLAKLASRHNVRLIAIGNGTASRETDRLAADLIKRYPDLKLLKVMVSEAGASVYSASELASSELPDMDVSLRGAVSIARRLQDPLAELVKIEPKAIGVGQYQHDVNQTRLSRALGNIVEDCVNAVGIDINTASPALLKQVSGLSQTLANNIVEFRNKNGAFSNRKALLKVSRLGEKTYEQAAGFLRIVNGDNLLDNSAVHPEAYPLVERIIKSVKRSVKEVMGDSAFLRKLEPRIFVDEHFGLPTVKDVIAELEKPGRDPRGKFKTASFQEGVESLSDLKSGMVLEGVVTNVTNFGAFIDIGVHQDGLVHISAMAEKFIKNPREVVKAGDLVKVKVIEVDLERKRIALTMRLADRSEDHSRHRSNGPRAETKQNRSNKPHQPKRKEQIKGGAMAAALSNALGDKGKN, from the coding sequence ATGCAGAAAATTATTAACAGAATTGCAGAAGAGCTGAGTGTTACCAACCAGCAGGTCGCAGCGGCTGTGAATTTAATAGATGAGGGAGCTACGGTACCTTTCATCGCCCGCTATCGTAAAGAGAAGACAGGCGCACTTGACGATATACAGTTGAGAATGCTCGAAGAGCGGCTGGGTTATCTGCGAGAACTGGAAGACAGGCGGAAGGTGGTTGTTAACAGTGTCAGAGAGCAGGGCAAGCTGACGGAGGCGTTGGAGAAGCAGTTTTTTTTGGCAGATACCAAGACCCGGCTTGAGGATCTCTATCTGCCTTACCGTCAGAAACGCAGGACCAAGGCGCAAATAGCACGTGAAGCCGGGCTTGAGCCTCTTGCCATCGATTTACTGACAAACCCTGAGCTTGATCCTGAAGATGAATCAGCCGGTTATATCGATCCGGAAAAAGGGGTAGCTGATGTCAAAGCCGCCCTGGATGGTGCCCGGCAGATTCTGATGGAGCGCTTCGCCGAGAATGCCGAACTGTTGGGTGAGCTGCGGGAGTACCTTTGGGAAAATGGCACGCTTAAATCGCAGTTGGTTACAGGTAAAGAGCGTGAAGCCGCAAAATTCAGTGATTACTTTGACTATTCCGAAGCGATAAAAAATATTCCATCACACCGGGCGTTGGCACTTTTTCGCGGGCGCAATGAAGGTTTGCTTATTCTTGAGTTAGTTGTTGATGAAGCGGTAGAAGGCACAGCGCCCTGTGAAGTGATGGTTGCCCGTGCTTCAGGGGTTGAAGACTTGGCAAGACCGGCAGATCGCTGGCTGAAAGATGCCGTGCGCTGGGCATGGCGGGTAAAAATATTCACCCATCTGGATCTGGAATTGAAAATGCGACTCAGGGAGTCGGCAGAAGAGGAGGCGATACGTGTCTTTGGCAATAATCTGAATGATTTGCTGCTGGCAGCACCTGCAGGTAACTACACCATTCTGGGGCTGGATCCAGGGCTGAGAACCGGAGTGAAGGTGGCTGTAGTCGATGCTACTGGAAAGGCGGTGGATACAGATACCATCTATCCTCATGTACCAAAAAATCGGTGGGATGAATCGATTGCTACGCTTGCTAAATTGGCTTCCCGGCATAATGTCAGGCTGATTGCTATTGGCAATGGCACTGCATCCCGGGAGACGGACCGTCTGGCCGCCGATCTTATCAAGCGATATCCTGATTTGAAGTTGTTGAAAGTGATGGTGAGTGAAGCCGGTGCATCTGTCTATTCCGCATCGGAACTGGCTTCATCGGAACTGCCTGATATGGATGTCTCGCTGCGGGGTGCTGTCTCTATTGCCCGGCGGCTACAGGATCCACTGGCCGAACTGGTAAAGATCGAGCCAAAAGCGATTGGTGTTGGCCAATATCAGCATGATGTCAACCAGACTCGTCTGTCGCGAGCTCTGGGTAATATTGTAGAAGATTGCGTAAATGCTGTCGGGATTGATATCAATACGGCTTCGCCTGCACTGTTGAAACAAGTCTCCGGGCTAAGCCAGACACTTGCCAATAATATTGTGGAATTTCGAAATAAGAACGGTGCATTCAGCAATCGCAAGGCATTGTTGAAAGTCTCACGTCTGGGTGAAAAGACCTATGAGCAGGCTGCGGGTTTCCTGCGTATTGTCAACGGAGATAACCTCCTAGATAATTCTGCGGTTCACCCAGAAGCCTACCCGCTGGTCGAACGTATTATTAAGAGTGTCAAACGTTCGGTGAAGGAAGTGATGGGAGATAGTGCCTTTCTCCGAAAACTGGAGCCTAGGATATTTGTTGATGAGCACTTTGGTTTGCCTACAGTGAAAGATGTTATCGCTGAGCTTGAAAAACCGGGGCGTGATCCCCGGGGTAAATTTAAAACCGCCAGTTTTCAGGAGGGAGTGGAATCACTATCAGATCTCAAGTCCGGCATGGTGCTTGAAGGCGTGGTAACCAATGTCACCAATTTTGGTGCCTTTATTGATATTGGTGTGCACCAGGATGGCCTAGTTCATATCTCCGCTATGGCCGAAAAATTTATTAAAAATCCAAGAGAAGTGGTTAAAGCCGGTGACCTGGTGAAGGTTAAAGTTATTGAAGTTGACCTGGAACGCAAGCGTATTGCATTGACTATGCGTCTGGCAGATCGGAGTGAGGATCATTCCAGACATAGAAGTAACGGGCCTCGTGCAGAAACAAAACAGAACAGATCAAACAAGCCACATCAACCGAAGAGAAAAGAGCAGATTAAAGGCGGAGCAATGGCTGCTGCTTTATCAAATGCCTTGGGGGATAAAGGTAAAAATTGA
- a CDS encoding hemerythrin domain-containing protein, giving the protein MDKDHKKLLNLINNLSACILCTTGEEFERHNLSELIAYTRNHLKAAEDLLQTNGYPDYEGHKAQHDQMISYVESFVRKYDAVGRIDYDRII; this is encoded by the coding sequence ATGGACAAGGACCATAAGAAGCTGCTGAATCTGATAAATAATCTCAGCGCGTGCATCCTCTGCACCACTGGAGAGGAGTTTGAACGCCATAATCTGAGTGAACTAATTGCCTATACACGCAATCATCTCAAAGCGGCAGAGGATCTGCTACAGACAAATGGCTACCCTGATTATGAAGGCCACAAAGCACAACACGATCAAATGATCAGCTATGTCGAATCCTTTGTCAGAAAATATGATGCTGTAGGTAGAATTGATTATGACAGAATCATTTGA
- a CDS encoding transposase, translating to MFKVLVLQNLFNLSGDQAEFQIRDPYSFYHFLGLSPEGKVPGLGIS from the coding sequence ATGTTCAAGGTGTTGGTTCTACAGAATTTATTCAATCTGTCCGGTGATCAAGCAGAGTTCCAAATACGGGATCCCTATAGCTTTTATCATTTTCTTGGGTTGAGCCCGGAGGGTAAGGTCCCCGGTTTGGGTATATCATGA
- the bioA gene encoding adenosylmethionine--8-amino-7-oxononanoate transaminase, giving the protein MKQIENWLDFDKAHVWHPYSAIGADLPVYPVVSAEGVRIKLANGQELIDGMSSWWCAIHGYNHPEMNRALESQLKSMAHVMFGGLTHRPAVALAEELVKLTPEPLQSVFFSDSGSVSVEVAMKMAIQYWDARKQSSKQHFLTIRKGYHGDTFGAMSVCDPEAGMHSLFSDVLAKQLFVDAPESLFGEPCSAEEIAPMEQMLEKEHRQIAAVIMEPIVQGTGRMRFYSADYLRQVRVLCDQYGVLLILDEIATGFGRTGRLFACEYAGISPDIMCVGKALTGGYLTLAATLTTRRISETINRGEPGLFMHGPTFMANPLACAAGVANLQLLLDSPWQQRINWIEQQLWNGLEPCRDFPQVTDVRVLGAIGVVEMKQPVDMKSIQPQFVEAGVWVRPFGRLVYLMPPYVITDDELKTLTNAVTEVVSR; this is encoded by the coding sequence TTGAAACAGATCGAAAACTGGCTGGACTTTGACAAGGCCCATGTTTGGCATCCCTACAGCGCCATTGGTGCTGACTTGCCGGTCTATCCGGTGGTCTCCGCTGAAGGCGTACGCATCAAGCTGGCAAACGGGCAGGAGTTGATTGACGGCATGTCATCCTGGTGGTGCGCCATCCACGGCTACAATCACCCGGAGATGAACCGCGCATTGGAATCCCAGCTCAAGAGTATGGCCCATGTCATGTTCGGTGGTCTGACTCATCGACCGGCCGTGGCACTGGCAGAAGAACTGGTAAAACTGACACCCGAACCGCTGCAATCGGTCTTCTTTTCTGACTCAGGATCAGTGTCGGTAGAGGTGGCTATGAAGATGGCCATCCAATATTGGGACGCAAGAAAACAGTCGTCAAAACAACATTTTCTGACCATCCGGAAAGGTTATCACGGCGATACTTTTGGCGCCATGTCAGTCTGTGATCCAGAAGCTGGAATGCACAGTCTATTCTCAGATGTACTCGCAAAACAACTGTTTGTGGATGCACCTGAGTCCCTGTTCGGAGAACCCTGTTCTGCCGAAGAAATTGCCCCGATGGAACAAATGCTGGAAAAAGAGCATCGCCAGATAGCAGCTGTCATCATGGAACCGATTGTGCAAGGGACGGGGAGAATGCGTTTCTACTCCGCCGACTATCTACGACAAGTGAGGGTGCTTTGCGATCAGTATGGTGTCCTGTTGATCCTCGATGAAATCGCCACCGGATTTGGCCGAACCGGCCGGCTGTTTGCCTGTGAATACGCCGGGATCTCTCCCGATATCATGTGTGTGGGTAAGGCGCTTACCGGCGGATACCTGACCCTGGCGGCCACCCTGACCACCCGACGGATCAGCGAAACCATCAACCGGGGCGAACCAGGCCTGTTCATGCATGGCCCAACCTTCATGGCTAACCCACTTGCCTGCGCCGCTGGCGTGGCCAATCTGCAACTGTTGCTGGATTCTCCCTGGCAGCAACGGATAAACTGGATAGAACAACAGCTTTGGAACGGACTCGAGCCGTGCAGAGATTTCCCCCAGGTTACGGATGTGCGGGTACTTGGTGCAATTGGTGTTGTTGAAATGAAGCAGCCGGTAGATATGAAAAGCATTCAACCACAGTTTGTGGAGGCTGGCGTATGGGTACGTCCGTTTGGACGGCTGGTCTATCTGATGCCGCCGTATGTGATCACGGACGATGAGCTGAAGACACTGACGAATGCCGTGACCGAAGTCGTTTCAAGATGA
- a CDS encoding IS3 family transposase (programmed frameshift), with product MKTSRFKDSQIIAILKQAETVTPVSDLCREHGMSSATFYKWRAKYGGMDASLMKRMKELEDENRRLKKMYAETKLEAEIVKEALGKKVVRPSRRKEMAKIAATQDGVSVRLACRAFCISETCYRYQAKHSSDNALIADWLLRLTMTNRTWGFELCYLYLRNVKGYPYNHKRVYRVYREFELNLRIKPKRRLKRDVPDALAVPRQINIMWSMDFMHDSLADGRSFRTFNVIDDYNREGLGIEVDFSLPAVRVIRALEQITEWRGKPNSIRCDNGPELISGQLMEWAEKQWIKLHYIQPGNPQQNAYVERFNRTVRHEWLNQHLFESIEYAQHTATQWLWRYNTERPNMAIGGITPYQKLAQAA from the exons ATGAAGACATCAAGATTCAAGGACAGCCAGATCATTGCTATTCTCAAGCAGGCTGAGACTGTCACACCAGTTTCCGATCTGTGCCGGGAGCATGGCATGAGCAGTGCCACCTTCTACAAGTGGCGCGCCAAATACGGCGGCATGGACGCCTCTCTCATGAAGCGTATGAAGGAACTCGAGGATGAGAACCGGCGACTCAAGAAGATGTACGCCGAGACCAAATTAGAGGCGGAGATCGTCAAGGAGGCCCTGG GCAAAAAAGTGGTAAGGCCATCTCGTCGCAAGGAGATGGCCAAGATCGCAGCTACGCAGGATGGCGTGTCGGTACGCTTGGCTTGTCGTGCATTCTGTATCAGCGAGACCTGCTATCGCTATCAGGCCAAGCATTCGAGCGACAACGCACTGATTGCAGATTGGTTACTCCGATTGACGATGACCAATCGAACCTGGGGTTTCGAGTTATGCTATTTGTACCTGCGCAATGTGAAGGGTTACCCCTACAATCATAAACGTGTATACCGCGTATACAGGGAGTTTGAGCTGAACTTGCGGATCAAGCCCAAACGTCGATTGAAGCGCGACGTGCCGGATGCGCTAGCTGTACCTCGTCAAATTAACATCATGTGGTCGATGGATTTTATGCATGACAGCCTGGCCGATGGCCGTAGCTTCAGGACGTTCAATGTCATCGACGACTACAATCGTGAGGGGCTGGGTATTGAGGTGGACTTCTCGTTACCGGCAGTGCGTGTCATTCGTGCACTGGAACAGATCACCGAGTGGCGAGGCAAGCCAAATTCCATTCGCTGCGACAATGGCCCCGAACTAATCAGTGGTCAACTGATGGAGTGGGCAGAGAAACAATGGATTAAGTTACACTATATCCAGCCCGGCAATCCGCAACAGAACGCGTACGTGGAGCGTTTTAACAGAACAGTTCGACATGAATGGCTGAACCAGCATCTCTTTGAGTCGATCGAGTATGCCCAGCACACCGCCACTCAATGGTTGTGGCGCTACAATACAGAGCGGCCAAACATGGCCATTGGAGGAATAACACCGTATCAGAAGTTGGCGCAAGCCGCATAA
- a CDS encoding IS3 family transposase (programmed frameshift), with amino-acid sequence MKKKRYREEQIIGAIKQHESGIKVDDICRQFGISTGCFYNWRSKYAGMDVSEAKRLKELESENNKLKKLLAEKMLEAEAMKDVLFKKVVKPADRKQIVSYLKSRFKLSERRACQLAGLSRTAFRYVTQWGKDEPLRKRLLELAKKHPSYGYLFLHGLLRGEGLVKNKKRTYRVYNEEGLQVRTKKRKKIIRPRMPTIMPIGKNIRWSMDFVSDQLANGRRFRVFNVIDDYSREVIGQLSDFSINGHQVARFLTQVIELRSAPDQIICDNGTEFTSKAMFYWQKESGVKLGFIQPGKPTQNAFVESLNGKFRNECLNQHWFRSIDDARHEIDQWREHYNHVRPHSALNYLSPVAFVNRAA; translated from the exons ATGAAGAAGAAGCGTTACAGAGAAGAGCAAATTATTGGTGCCATCAAGCAGCATGAGTCAGGGATAAAAGTTGATGACATTTGTCGTCAGTTCGGCATTTCAACCGGGTGCTTTTATAACTGGCGAAGCAAGTACGCCGGCATGGATGTCTCAGAAGCCAAACGGCTCAAAGAGCTTGAAAGCGAAAACAACAAGCTTAAGAAGTTACTTGCCGAGAAAATGCTTGAAGCTGAGGCGATGAAGGATGTGCTCT TCAAAAAAGTGGTAAAGCCTGCTGATAGAAAACAAATCGTGAGCTACCTTAAGTCGCGATTCAAATTAAGTGAGCGTAGAGCTTGCCAATTAGCAGGCTTAAGTAGAACCGCTTTTCGGTACGTTACTCAATGGGGAAAAGATGAGCCTCTACGCAAACGGTTACTTGAGCTGGCAAAGAAGCATCCGAGTTATGGTTATTTGTTTTTACATGGCCTCCTGAGAGGAGAGGGGCTTGTGAAAAACAAGAAGCGGACCTACCGAGTCTATAACGAAGAAGGTCTTCAAGTGAGGACTAAAAAACGCAAGAAGATAATACGACCAAGAATGCCAACGATTATGCCCATTGGTAAAAATATACGCTGGTCAATGGATTTTGTCAGTGATCAGTTGGCTAATGGTCGCCGCTTTCGAGTATTTAATGTGATTGATGATTACTCAAGAGAAGTTATTGGCCAGCTCTCTGACTTCTCGATCAATGGTCACCAGGTCGCTCGTTTTTTAACTCAGGTGATTGAGCTAAGGAGCGCTCCGGATCAAATAATCTGCGACAACGGTACTGAGTTTACTAGCAAGGCGATGTTCTACTGGCAAAAAGAAAGTGGCGTTAAGCTAGGTTTTATTCAGCCAGGTAAGCCTACTCAGAATGCGTTTGTAGAAAGCTTAAACGGTAAATTCAGAAATGAATGCTTAAATCAGCATTGGTTCAGGTCCATTGATGACGCTAGACATGAAATTGATCAATGGCGAGAGCACTACAATCACGTGCGGCCTCATAGCGCATTAAATTATTTGTCACCTGTGGCCTTTGTGAATAGGGCCGCTTAG